A window of Equus przewalskii isolate Varuska chromosome 18, EquPr2, whole genome shotgun sequence contains these coding sequences:
- the LOC103543317 gene encoding olfactory receptor 5AC1-like — MMDANKTLVTEFVLTGLTERPGLQVPLFLVFLLTYLTTMVGNLGLAALIWKDPRLHSPMYLFLGSLAFADACSSSSVTPRMLTTFLSKNHMISLVGCITQFYTLASSASTECFLLVVMAYDRYVAICNPLLYPAVMSNTFCIQLLVVSCIIGFLHPMMHVGLLFRLTFCKSNVIHYFYCEILQLFKISCTDPRVNMLLIFIFSVFIQSFTFLTIIVSYMRVLFAILKKKSAKGRSKAFSTCSAHLLSVSLFYGTLFLMYVRPGSGPAEDQDKMYSLFYTVIIPLLNPFIYSLRNKEVIGALRRIISK, encoded by the coding sequence ATGATGGACGCAAACAAGACGCTGGTGACCGAGTTTGTTCTCACAGGACTGACAGAGCGTCCAGGGCTGCAGGTCCCTCTGTTCCTGGTGTTCCTGCTCACCTACCTCACCACCATGGTGGGCAACCTCGGACTGGCTGCTCTCATCTGGAAGGATCCACGTCTGCACAGCCCCATGTACTTATTCCTCGGCAGCTTGGCCTTTGCAGATGCTTGTTCTTCATCCTCCGTGACCCCCAGGATGCTAACGACATTTTTATCTAAGAATCATATGATATCCCTAGTTGGGTGCATCACTCAATTTTATACTCTTGCTTCCAGTGCAAGCACAGAATGTTTCCTCCTGGtggtgatggcctatgaccgctacgTGGCCATATGCAACCCCTTGCTTTATCCAGCGGTGATGTCCAATACCTTCTGCATCCAATTACTAGTTGTTTCATGTATTATTGGGTTTCTTCATCCCATGATGCATGTGGGTTTGTTATTTAGATTAACTTTCTGCAAGTCCAATGTAATACATTATTTCTACTGTGAAATTTTACAACTGTTTAAAATTTCCTGTACTGACCCTAGAGTTAATATGctcctgatttttatattttcagtctttatacAATCTTTTACTTTTCTGACCATCATAGTGTCTTATATGCGTGTCCTTTTTGCCATCCTGAAAAAGAAGTCTGCAAAGGGCAGGAGCAAAGCCTTCTCCACGTGCAGTGCCCAcctgctctctgtctccttgTTCTATGGCACTCTCTTCCTCATGTACGTGCGTCCTGGGTCTGGACCAGCTGAAGATCAGGATAAAATGTATTCTTTGTTTTACACAGTCATAATTCCCCTGCTAAATCCTTTTATCTACAGTCTGAGGAACAAAGAGGTTATAGGTGCCTTGAGGagaataataagtaaataa